In a genomic window of Comamonadaceae bacterium OTU4NAUVB1:
- the ilvC gene encoding ketol-acid reductoisomerase has translation MKVYYDKDTDLSLIKGKTVAIIGYGSQGHAHAQNLNDSGVKVVVGLRKGGASWPKVEKAGLQVAEVAEAVRSADVVMILLPDEQIANVYKNDVAPNIKEGASLVFAHGFNVHYGFVQPRADLDVWMVAPKAPGHTVRGTYTQGGGVPHLVAVHQDKTGKARDLALSYAAANGGGKAGIIETNFREETETDLFGEQAVLCGGTVELIKAGFETLVEAGYAPEMAYFECLHELKLIVDLIYEGGIANMNYSISNNAEYGEYVTGPRIVTEETKKAMKQVLKDIQTGEYAKSFVLENAAGAPTLISRRRLNAEHQIEVVGEKLRDMMPWIKKNKLVDQTRN, from the coding sequence ATGAAGGTTTATTACGACAAGGACACCGACCTGAGCCTGATCAAGGGCAAGACCGTCGCCATCATCGGCTACGGCTCGCAGGGTCACGCGCACGCACAGAACCTGAACGACAGCGGCGTGAAGGTGGTGGTGGGCCTGCGCAAGGGCGGCGCGTCCTGGCCGAAGGTCGAGAAGGCCGGCTTGCAGGTGGCCGAAGTCGCCGAGGCCGTCAGGTCGGCCGACGTCGTCATGATCCTCCTGCCCGACGAGCAGATCGCCAATGTGTACAAGAACGACGTCGCGCCGAACATCAAGGAAGGTGCTTCGCTCGTCTTCGCTCACGGCTTCAACGTGCACTACGGCTTCGTGCAGCCACGCGCGGACCTCGACGTCTGGATGGTGGCACCGAAGGCACCGGGTCATACCGTCCGTGGCACCTACACGCAGGGCGGCGGCGTGCCCCACCTCGTGGCCGTGCATCAGGACAAGACCGGCAAGGCGCGCGACCTCGCGCTGAGCTACGCCGCCGCCAATGGTGGCGGAAAGGCCGGCATCATCGAGACCAACTTCCGCGAGGAGACCGAGACCGACCTGTTCGGCGAGCAGGCCGTCCTGTGCGGCGGCACGGTCGAACTGATCAAGGCCGGGTTCGAGACGCTGGTGGAAGCTGGTTATGCGCCCGAGATGGCGTATTTCGAATGCCTGCACGAACTCAAGCTGATCGTCGACCTGATCTATGAAGGCGGCATCGCCAACATGAATTATTCGATCTCGAACAATGCGGAATACGGCGAGTACGTCACCGGCCCCCGCATCGTGACCGAAGAGACCAAGAAGGCCATGAAGCAGGTCCTCAAGGACATCCAGACCGGCGAATATGCCAAGAGCTTCGTGCTGGAGAACGCTGCTGGCGCCCCCACGCTGATCAGCCGTCGTCGCTTGAACGCCGAGCATCAGATCGAAGTCGTCGGCGAAAAGCTGCGGGACATGATGCCCTGGATCAAGAAGAACAAACTGGTCGATCAGACCCGCAACTGA
- the ilvN gene encoding acetolactate synthase small subunit — protein sequence MKHIIAVLLENEAGALSRVVGLFSARGYNIESLTVAPTEDPSLSRMTIVTAGSDDVIEQITKHLNRLIEVVKVVDLTEGAYTERELMMVKVRAVGKEREEMMRMAEIFRGRIIDVTDKSYTVELTGDHGKNDAFLEAIDRGAILETVRTGASGIGRGERILRV from the coding sequence ATGAAACACATCATTGCTGTCTTGCTGGAGAACGAGGCCGGCGCCTTGTCCCGCGTGGTGGGCCTGTTCTCGGCCCGTGGCTACAACATCGAATCGCTGACCGTCGCGCCGACCGAGGATCCCAGTCTTTCGCGCATGACCATCGTCACCGCCGGTTCGGACGATGTGATCGAGCAGATCACCAAGCACCTCAACCGTCTCATCGAGGTCGTCAAGGTCGTCGACTTGACCGAAGGCGCTTATACCGAGCGTGAACTCATGATGGTGAAGGTGCGCGCCGTCGGCAAGGAGCGCGAGGAGATGATGCGCATGGCCGAGATCTTCCGGGGTCGCATCATCGACGTCACCGACAAGAGCTACACCGTGGAGCTCACGGGTGACCACGGCAAGAACGACGCGTTCCTCGAAGCGATCGATCGCGGCGCCATCCTCGAGACCGTGCGCACCGGTGCCAGCGGCATCGGACGCGGCGAGCGCATCCTGCGCGTCTGA
- a CDS encoding acetolactate synthase 3 catalytic subunit translates to MEISKVELASAAAASNSAGHPSQELMGAEVLIKALQAENVQYVWGYPGGAVLYIYDALYKQDTIQHVLVRHEQAAVHAADGFARATGEVGVALVTSGPGLTNAVTGIATAYMDSIPMVIISGQVPTAAIGLDAFQECDTVGITRPIVKHNFLVKDPKDLAMTMKKAFHIARSGRPGPVVVDVPKDVSFKKVTYTGYPDKVEMRSYNPVRKGHGGQIRKALQLLLNAKRPYIYTGGGVLLGNATNELRTLVDMLGYPVTSTLMGLGAYPASDRKFLGMLGMHGTIEANNAMQNCDVLLAVGARFDDRVIGNPKHFAQNERKIIHVDIDPSSISKRVKVDVPIVGDVKDVLTELITMIREATQKPDAGALSDWWKTVESWRGRDCLAYDRGNTEVIKPQFVVETLWNMTKDADTYITSDVGQHQMWAAQYYRFDEPRRWINSGGLGTMGVGIPYAMGIKLAKPDAEVFTITGEGSVQMCIQELSTCLQYNTPIKICSLNNRYLGMVRQWQEIEYSGRYSHSYMDALPDFVKLAEAYGHVGMLIERPQDVEPALREARRLKDRTVFMDFRTDPTENVFPMVKAGMGITEMLLGSEDL, encoded by the coding sequence ATGGAAATTTCAAAGGTGGAACTCGCTTCCGCAGCTGCCGCATCCAACAGCGCAGGTCATCCGTCCCAGGAACTCATGGGGGCCGAGGTGCTGATCAAGGCGCTTCAGGCCGAGAACGTCCAATACGTCTGGGGTTACCCGGGCGGCGCGGTCCTCTACATCTACGACGCGCTCTACAAGCAAGACACCATCCAGCACGTGCTCGTGCGCCACGAGCAGGCTGCCGTGCATGCGGCCGACGGCTTCGCGCGGGCGACGGGCGAGGTGGGGGTGGCACTGGTCACATCCGGGCCGGGCCTGACCAACGCGGTCACGGGCATCGCCACGGCCTACATGGATTCGATCCCGATGGTGATCATCTCGGGACAGGTGCCGACGGCCGCCATCGGCCTCGACGCGTTCCAGGAATGTGACACCGTCGGCATCACGCGACCCATCGTCAAGCACAACTTTCTCGTCAAGGATCCCAAGGATCTGGCGATGACGATGAAAAAGGCTTTCCACATCGCACGCAGCGGTCGCCCGGGTCCGGTGGTCGTGGACGTGCCCAAGGACGTGTCTTTCAAGAAGGTGACCTACACCGGCTATCCGGACAAGGTCGAGATGCGCTCGTACAACCCCGTGCGCAAGGGACATGGCGGCCAGATCCGCAAGGCGCTGCAGTTGCTGCTCAACGCCAAGCGGCCCTACATCTACACCGGTGGTGGCGTGTTGCTGGGCAACGCTACCAACGAACTTCGCACGCTGGTCGACATGTTGGGCTACCCGGTCACCAGCACGCTGATGGGCCTGGGCGCCTATCCGGCGAGCGACCGCAAGTTCCTTGGCATGCTGGGCATGCACGGCACCATCGAAGCCAACAACGCGATGCAGAACTGCGACGTGCTGCTGGCGGTGGGCGCGCGCTTCGACGATCGCGTGATCGGCAACCCGAAGCATTTCGCCCAGAACGAGCGAAAGATCATCCACGTCGACATCGACCCGTCGAGCATCTCCAAACGCGTGAAGGTCGACGTGCCGATCGTCGGCGACGTGAAGGATGTGCTGACCGAGTTGATCACGATGATCCGCGAGGCCACCCAGAAGCCCGATGCGGGCGCGCTGTCCGACTGGTGGAAGACGGTCGAGTCCTGGCGCGGTCGCGATTGCCTCGCCTACGACCGAGGCAATACCGAGGTCATCAAGCCGCAGTTCGTGGTCGAGACGCTCTGGAACATGACCAAGGACGCCGACACCTATATCACGTCCGACGTGGGCCAGCACCAGATGTGGGCGGCGCAGTACTACCGTTTCGACGAACCGCGTCGCTGGATCAATTCCGGCGGACTGGGCACGATGGGCGTGGGCATCCCTTATGCGATGGGCATCAAGCTGGCGAAGCCCGACGCCGAGGTGTTCACCATCACCGGCGAAGGCTCGGTGCAGATGTGCATCCAGGAACTGTCCACCTGCCTGCAATACAACACGCCGATCAAGATCTGCTCTCTGAACAATCGCTACCTGGGGATGGTGCGTCAGTGGCAGGAGATCGAGTACTCCGGTCGCTACAGCCACAGCTACATGGACGCGTTGCCTGATTTCGTGAAGCTTGCCGAGGCCTATGGACACGTCGGCATGCTCATCGAACGTCCCCAGGACGTGGAGCCGGCATTGCGCGAAGCGCGCAGGCTCAAGGACCGCACGGTGTTCATGGATTTCCGTACCGATCCGACCGAGAACGTCTTTCCGATGGTGAAGGCCGGCATGGGCATCACCGAGATGCTGCTCGGCTCCGAAGACCTCTGA
- a CDS encoding RNA polymerase sigma factor — MATEQELSDFLKSVERRAFKRSVYHVKDQEAALDIVQDSMMKLAEHYGDKPPGELPMLFQRILSNCTLDWFRRQKTRRALFSNLSDFDAPDGDGDFDLLENLASPVDSRESESAEDATRRSQIFSQIEEEIAALPGRQREAFLMRYWEEMDVAETAAAMGCSQGSVKTHCSRAVHALSKALTAKGISL, encoded by the coding sequence TTGGCTACCGAACAAGAACTTTCAGATTTCCTCAAGAGCGTCGAGCGCCGGGCCTTCAAGCGCTCGGTCTATCACGTGAAGGATCAGGAAGCGGCACTCGACATCGTGCAGGACAGCATGATGAAACTGGCCGAGCACTACGGCGACAAGCCGCCCGGCGAGTTGCCGATGCTGTTTCAGCGGATCCTCTCGAATTGCACGCTCGACTGGTTTCGACGGCAGAAGACGCGGCGCGCGCTGTTCTCCAACCTGAGCGATTTCGACGCACCGGACGGCGACGGCGATTTCGACCTGCTCGAGAATCTGGCTTCACCGGTCGATTCGCGCGAATCGGAGAGTGCGGAGGACGCCACCCGCCGGTCGCAGATCTTCAGTCAGATCGAAGAAGAGATCGCTGCCCTGCCGGGTCGTCAACGCGAGGCTTTCCTGATGCGTTACTGGGAAGAAATGGACGTGGCGGAAACCGCCGCGGCCATGGGCTGCTCGCAAGGCAGCGTCAAGACCCACTGTTCGCGTGCCGTCCACGCGCTGAGCAAAGCGCTCACGGCCAAGGGAATATCGCTATGA
- a CDS encoding DUF3619 family protein, with protein MNTLPINSGKILSRPAAGSASDAMDECYARRLTARLSAGTSELPHDIVERLRVARTQAVARRRHSTRQATSQGNGTASPGLGRVWWSRLGALVPLVALVAGLLAISIVQDDDRLSELADVDSALLADDLPPTAYADPGFAQFLKRDAATH; from the coding sequence ATGAACACGTTGCCGATCAACTCCGGAAAAATCCTGTCGCGGCCCGCGGCCGGTTCGGCTTCGGATGCGATGGACGAGTGCTATGCTCGCCGGCTGACCGCTCGCCTGTCGGCAGGCACGAGCGAGTTGCCTCATGACATCGTCGAGCGCCTTCGGGTGGCACGAACCCAGGCGGTCGCCCGACGCCGGCATTCGACCCGGCAGGCCACGAGCCAGGGCAACGGCACCGCTTCGCCGGGCCTCGGTCGCGTCTGGTGGAGCCGGCTGGGAGCCCTGGTCCCGCTGGTCGCGCTGGTGGCCGGACTGCTGGCGATCAGCATCGTGCAGGACGACGACCGCCTGAGCGAACTCGCCGACGTGGATTCCGCCCTGCTTGCCGACGACCTTCCACCCACGGCCTACGCAGATCCCGGCTTCGCCCAGTTCCTCAAGCGCGACGCTGCCACGCACTGA
- a CDS encoding DUF3106 domain-containing protein, giving the protein MSSIFISLRCGLCVALLGGSVVLAVHGSVQGQPAPVLQSAGGASQAVSSTTRTAFSRPAWRELTTDQQQALHPLAPVWDQLSEQHKRKWLALSRNHARLSPAEQAIQHSRMTEWATISQRERARARFNFAEVKQFPADERKAKWEAYQALSADEKRQLAERAPPRPPGVAPTISPVPARKLAPVTIPHHRNGAPAAAPGSSTSTQSSPAASGERPL; this is encoded by the coding sequence TTGTCCTCCATCTTCATTTCGCTGCGTTGCGGTCTGTGCGTCGCGCTGCTGGGCGGCAGCGTGGTCCTGGCCGTGCACGGCAGCGTGCAAGGCCAGCCGGCACCGGTACTCCAGTCCGCCGGTGGTGCCTCTCAAGCGGTGTCATCCACGACCCGCACGGCCTTCTCCCGACCCGCGTGGCGCGAACTGACGACCGACCAGCAGCAAGCGCTCCACCCACTGGCACCGGTATGGGACCAACTGTCGGAGCAGCACAAGCGCAAGTGGCTGGCGCTCTCGCGCAACCATGCCAGGCTCTCGCCTGCCGAGCAGGCCATCCAGCACAGCCGCATGACCGAATGGGCCACGATCAGTCAGCGTGAACGCGCACGGGCGCGCTTCAATTTTGCCGAGGTGAAACAGTTTCCTGCCGACGAGCGCAAGGCCAAGTGGGAGGCCTATCAAGCACTCAGTGCCGATGAGAAGCGTCAACTCGCCGAACGTGCGCCGCCCCGTCCGCCGGGCGTGGCACCGACGATCTCTCCCGTTCCAGCGCGCAAGCTCGCGCCGGTCACCATTCCCCACCATCGCAACGGCGCACCGGCGGCGGCGCCGGGTTCGTCGACGTCCACGCAGTCTTCGCCGGCAGCGAGCGGCGAGCGGCCGCTTTGA
- a CDS encoding RDD family protein, producing the protein MACWLYEGMLLFAVVFVAGWLFSTLGQMRHAMDDRRHLLQAFLFVVFGIYFGWFWSRGQTLAMKTWGLRLVDRRGRPVSQGRATLRYLLCWTWFLPPLAALSPFHLSGGESALIVAGWVIVWALLARFHPERQFWHDAWAGTRLVTSKPMSRH; encoded by the coding sequence ATGGCATGCTGGCTCTACGAGGGCATGCTGCTGTTCGCGGTCGTGTTCGTGGCCGGATGGCTGTTCAGCACCCTGGGCCAGATGCGTCACGCCATGGACGATCGCCGCCACCTGCTGCAGGCCTTCCTGTTCGTCGTCTTCGGCATTTATTTCGGCTGGTTCTGGTCGCGGGGTCAGACCCTCGCGATGAAGACCTGGGGATTGCGCCTGGTGGACCGCCGGGGTCGGCCAGTCTCGCAAGGTCGCGCGACGCTGCGCTACCTCCTGTGCTGGACCTGGTTTCTGCCACCGCTGGCGGCGCTCTCGCCGTTCCACCTGTCGGGTGGCGAGTCGGCATTGATCGTCGCGGGATGGGTGATCGTGTGGGCCTTGCTCGCCCGCTTCCATCCGGAGCGCCAGTTCTGGCACGACGCATGGGCCGGCACCCGGCTCGTGACCTCGAAACCCATGAGCCGGCACTGA
- a CDS encoding diacylglycerol kinase yields the protein MNPRVDQDRDESDRERNGSPPAGPVNPQKTRRGLDRIFHAGLISLAGLRAGWGETAFRQEAIAAMVLVPAAFWVGRGWVEVSLLAACVMLVLVVELLNSGIEAAIDRIGPEWHALSKKAKDLGSAAVLLSLLLCGGVWAAALWQRLGTTA from the coding sequence ATGAACCCTCGCGTCGATCAGGATCGGGACGAAAGCGACCGCGAAAGAAACGGCTCGCCACCCGCCGGTCCGGTCAATCCCCAGAAGACGAGGCGTGGACTGGACCGCATTTTCCACGCCGGGCTGATCTCGCTCGCGGGTCTGCGTGCGGGCTGGGGCGAAACGGCCTTCCGTCAGGAAGCCATCGCCGCCATGGTGCTGGTGCCGGCAGCTTTCTGGGTAGGACGCGGCTGGGTCGAGGTTTCCCTGCTGGCAGCCTGCGTGATGCTCGTTCTCGTCGTCGAACTGCTCAACAGCGGGATCGAGGCCGCCATCGATCGCATCGGCCCGGAATGGCATGCACTGTCCAAGAAGGCCAAGGACCTCGGCAGCGCGGCCGTGCTGCTGTCCCTGCTGCTGTGTGGTGGCGTATGGGCGGCCGCCCTCTGGCAACGCCTCGGAACGACGGCGTAG
- a CDS encoding TIGR00730 family Rossman fold protein, with translation MNPAFSICVYCGSRSGERAEFTSSAREVGHWIGERQGQLVYGGGRTGLMGVVAEATREAGGRVVGIIPQALVDKEVANHDCDELLVVDTMHERKALMGERADAFLALPGGIGTFEELFEIWTWRQLGYHDKPIGLLNVAGYYDGLLAFMAHSVREGLMSSWQMGLIRSGDVHDPLMEALIEESHRRPGSDRLAKVV, from the coding sequence ATGAACCCTGCTTTTTCGATTTGCGTCTATTGCGGCTCGCGCTCTGGTGAGCGTGCCGAATTCACTTCGTCCGCCCGCGAGGTGGGGCACTGGATCGGCGAGCGGCAAGGTCAGTTGGTCTACGGCGGTGGCCGGACCGGGCTGATGGGCGTGGTGGCCGAAGCCACCCGCGAAGCCGGTGGCCGCGTCGTCGGCATCATTCCCCAGGCGCTGGTGGACAAGGAAGTCGCCAACCACGATTGCGACGAACTCCTGGTGGTCGACACCATGCACGAACGCAAGGCGCTGATGGGCGAGCGCGCCGATGCCTTTCTTGCATTGCCCGGAGGCATCGGCACCTTCGAGGAATTGTTCGAGATCTGGACGTGGCGCCAGCTCGGCTATCACGACAAGCCGATCGGCCTGCTGAACGTGGCGGGCTACTACGACGGCTTGCTCGCCTTCATGGCGCACAGCGTGCGCGAGGGCCTGATGTCGTCCTGGCAGATGGGTTTGATCCGCAGCGGTGATGTGCACGACCCCCTGATGGAAGCCCTGATCGAGGAATCGCACCGCCGTCCGGGCAGCGATCGCCTCGCCAAAGTCGTCTGA
- a CDS encoding P-II family nitrogen regulator, giving the protein MKLITVIVKPFKLDDVREALAEVGVSGLTVTEVKGFGRQKGHTELYRGAEYVVDFLPKMKIEVVVNEGDLDRSVDAIIGAARTGKIGDGKIFVTSVERVVRIRTGEEDEAAV; this is encoded by the coding sequence ATGAAGCTCATCACCGTCATCGTCAAACCCTTCAAGCTCGACGACGTGCGCGAAGCGCTGGCCGAGGTCGGCGTCTCCGGGCTCACGGTCACCGAAGTCAAGGGCTTCGGTCGCCAGAAAGGCCACACCGAGCTCTACCGCGGCGCGGAGTACGTCGTGGATTTCCTGCCCAAGATGAAGATCGAAGTCGTGGTCAACGAGGGCGATCTCGACCGCAGCGTGGACGCCATCATCGGCGCGGCGCGCACGGGAAAGATCGGCGACGGCAAGATTTTCGTCACCAGCGTCGAGCGCGTGGTGCGCATCCGCACCGGCGAAGAGGACGAAGCCGCGGTCTGA
- a CDS encoding DMT family transporter: MAHDTPGPRAVESPLRRACHWLWGQPHVLLVCTMLIWGANAVAARLAVGEISPMVVTFLRWTVCCVALTLTSRREIAEHWHVLRPSWRYIVLMGALGFTGFNALFYAAAHHTTAINIAIIQGTIPVFVLIGSLIVFGTRIGVLQVSGVFLTLAGIVVVASRGHPAVLARLDFNAGDVWMIVACVLYAGYALGLRRRPAVPAVVFFAATAAVAALVSLPLVAIEIARGQAFVPTPTGLLLVLFIGLLPSFVSQLTFMQAVALIGPARAGMFMNLVPIFGPILAVLVLGEPLSAFHAVALALVLGGIFIAEHLGARRHSTPSKPPTP, encoded by the coding sequence GTGGCCCACGACACCCCGGGTCCCCGCGCCGTCGAATCGCCGTTGAGGCGCGCCTGTCACTGGCTCTGGGGGCAGCCTCATGTCCTGCTCGTCTGCACGATGCTGATATGGGGCGCCAATGCCGTCGCGGCGCGCCTGGCCGTCGGCGAGATCTCCCCCATGGTCGTGACCTTCCTGCGCTGGACGGTCTGCTGCGTGGCATTGACGCTGACATCGCGGCGCGAGATCGCCGAACACTGGCACGTGCTGCGGCCGTCGTGGCGCTACATCGTCCTCATGGGAGCGCTGGGCTTCACGGGATTCAACGCGCTCTTCTACGCCGCGGCCCACCACACCACCGCCATCAACATCGCCATCATCCAGGGCACCATCCCCGTCTTCGTGCTGATCGGCAGCCTGATCGTCTTTGGCACGCGCATCGGGGTACTGCAGGTGTCGGGCGTGTTCCTCACGCTGGCCGGCATCGTGGTCGTGGCGTCACGGGGCCACCCGGCGGTGCTGGCCCGCCTCGACTTCAACGCGGGCGACGTCTGGATGATCGTTGCCTGCGTGCTGTACGCGGGCTATGCCCTCGGCCTGCGCCGCCGCCCCGCCGTGCCCGCGGTCGTGTTCTTCGCGGCCACCGCCGCCGTGGCCGCGCTGGTGTCGCTGCCCCTGGTCGCGATCGAGATCGCTCGCGGACAGGCCTTCGTGCCCACGCCGACCGGCCTGCTGCTCGTCCTGTTCATCGGCCTGTTGCCGTCCTTCGTCTCCCAGTTGACGTTCATGCAGGCGGTCGCCCTGATCGGCCCGGCGCGCGCGGGCATGTTCATGAACCTGGTGCCGATCTTCGGGCCGATCCTGGCGGTGCTGGTCCTGGGCGAACCTCTGTCGGCATTCCATGCTGTGGCGCTCGCACTGGTGCTGGGCGGCATCTTCATCGCCGAACACCTGGGTGCCCGCCGACATTCCACCCCCAGCAAGCCACCCACCCCATGA
- a CDS encoding GNAT family N-acetyltransferase — translation MTQPILRIHDDPSGIEAATWNGLLATQAAPSPFMRHEYLAALHASGSATPASGWTPQFATLWRGDVLVAACPLYVKDHSYGEYVFDWAWANAYEQHGLSYYPKAVVAVPFTPVPGSRLLARDAQSRTLLVDGLVQWCRQAGVSSLHLLFGADDDVAAASEAGLMLRNTVQFHWHNAGYADFDAFLTSLSQEKRKKIRQERRKVHDAGVTFRWSRGTGIADADWDFFYRCYSRTYREHGNAPYLTRDFFQRMAGTLPQAWLLFIAEREGRPIASSLIALSVDEGMEDRPRVAYGRYWGAVERVDCLHFDACYYQPLAWCIAHGVERFEGGAQGEHKMARALMPVKTTSAHWLAHPSFADAVERFLEREGAGIGDYLEHLEERSPFRMPMPAKSVLRHGTSETGTD, via the coding sequence ATGACTCAGCCGATCCTGCGCATTCACGACGACCCGTCCGGCATCGAGGCCGCCACCTGGAATGGCTTGCTCGCCACGCAGGCTGCGCCCAGTCCGTTCATGCGCCACGAATACCTCGCCGCCCTGCACGCCAGCGGCAGTGCGACGCCCGCGAGCGGATGGACGCCCCAGTTCGCGACGCTGTGGCGTGGCGACGTGCTGGTGGCGGCCTGCCCCCTCTATGTAAAAGACCATTCCTATGGCGAATACGTCTTCGATTGGGCCTGGGCCAACGCCTACGAGCAGCATGGGCTGAGCTACTACCCCAAGGCGGTCGTGGCGGTTCCCTTCACGCCGGTGCCGGGGTCCCGGCTGCTGGCGCGCGATGCGCAGAGCCGCACGCTGCTCGTCGACGGCCTCGTCCAGTGGTGCCGACAGGCCGGCGTGTCGTCCCTGCACCTGCTCTTCGGTGCCGACGACGATGTCGCCGCCGCGAGCGAGGCCGGCCTGATGTTGCGCAACACCGTGCAGTTCCACTGGCACAACGCCGGCTACGCCGACTTCGACGCGTTTCTGACCAGCCTGTCTCAGGAAAAGCGCAAGAAGATCCGCCAGGAACGCCGGAAGGTCCACGATGCGGGTGTGACGTTTCGCTGGTCGCGCGGCACCGGCATCGCCGATGCCGACTGGGACTTCTTCTACCGTTGCTATTCCCGCACCTACCGGGAGCACGGCAACGCGCCATACCTGACGCGCGACTTCTTCCAGAGGATGGCCGGGACCCTGCCGCAAGCCTGGCTGTTGTTCATCGCCGAACGGGAGGGCCGCCCGATCGCGTCGAGCCTGATCGCGCTGTCGGTCGACGAGGGCATGGAAGACCGTCCGCGGGTGGCCTACGGCCGCTACTGGGGTGCCGTCGAGCGCGTCGACTGCCTGCATTTCGACGCCTGCTATTACCAGCCGCTGGCGTGGTGCATCGCCCACGGGGTCGAACGGTTCGAGGGGGGGGCCCAGGGCGAGCACAAGATGGCACGTGCCCTGATGCCGGTGAAGACGACCAGCGCGCACTGGCTCGCACATCCGTCGTTCGCGGACGCCGTGGAGCGGTTCCTGGAACGCGAGGGGGCCGGCATCGGCGATTACCTGGAGCACCTGGAGGAACGCAGTCCCTTCAGGATGCCGATGCCTGCCAAGTCGGTTTTACGACACGGGACGTCGGAGACGGGCACGGACTGA
- the ppa gene encoding inorganic diphosphatase, translating into MSLDKVSPGKNVPDAFNVVIEIPMNSDPIKYEVDKDSGALFVDRFMTTAMYYPANYGFVPQTLSGDGDPVDVLVIAPYPLLPGVVVPCRPLGILMMEDEAGVDGKVLAVPTTKVLPIYSHWNSIDDVNPMRLKAISHFFEHYKDLEAGKWVKVLGWEGLDAAKKEILDGIANYAK; encoded by the coding sequence ATGTCCCTCGACAAAGTCTCTCCTGGCAAGAACGTCCCCGACGCCTTCAACGTGGTCATCGAAATTCCGATGAACTCCGATCCGATCAAGTACGAGGTGGACAAGGATTCCGGCGCGCTGTTCGTCGATCGCTTCATGACGACCGCCATGTACTACCCGGCGAACTACGGCTTCGTGCCGCAGACGCTGTCGGGCGATGGCGATCCGGTCGATGTGCTGGTCATCGCGCCGTACCCGTTGCTGCCGGGCGTGGTGGTGCCGTGCCGCCCGCTGGGCATCCTGATGATGGAGGACGAGGCCGGCGTCGACGGCAAGGTGCTGGCGGTGCCGACCACCAAGGTGCTGCCCATCTATAGCCACTGGAATTCGATCGACGACGTGAATCCGATGCGTCTGAAGGCCATCAGCCACTTCTTCGAGCACTACAAGGACCTGGAAGCGGGCAAGTGGGTGAAGGTCCTGGGCTGGGAGGGCCTGGACGCCGCGAAGAAGGAAATCCTGGACGGCATCGCCAACTACGCCAAGTGA